The following proteins are co-located in the Xyrauchen texanus isolate HMW12.3.18 chromosome 41, RBS_HiC_50CHRs, whole genome shotgun sequence genome:
- the ccr10 gene encoding C-C chemokine receptor type 10, with protein sequence MESTDPTTEDPETYNYDLINYTTNGNSTVDLVELCKASTGQELTITVIQTTVFLIVFFLGVFGNGLVIATFAMYRQLRLRCMTDVFLFYLALSDMLLLLTLPLQTGETLIGSWVFGEALCKLNRGLYAINTYSGLLLLACISVDRYLVVVHTRATRRLNSGTLYYSTLSAATVAVTSVILSLPDLRFSSVNEEMGSTDLLCDMNVWASKGSKWKLWAQVAKIAGFCIPCVAMVVCYGAIGRVLARGSLGGKCWRRQRTLRLMALLVILFLLFQLPYTVVMLLRIFTPTPGSCEEWTRVHLEENVTRNLASVRCCLNPLLYALVGVRFRNDIIRLLTDAGCVCACVSHLTPHHDNGSSVTPSSPAPTMLSPQSSIYLPAKNTPGLATPTVTADTSQTFFFPVPISAKMTSVIGWCHQ encoded by the coding sequence ATGGAGAGCACAGATCCTACAACAGAAGATCCTGAAACCTATAATTATGATTTGATCAACTACACCACCAATGGAAACTCCACTGTTGATTTAGTGGAGCTATGCAAAGCCAGCACAGGACAGGAGCTCACTATTACTGTCATCCAGACGACAGTCTTCCTCATTGTCTTCTTTTTAGGCGTATTTGGAAACGGGCTGGTCATCGCCACTTTTGCAATGTACCGCCAACTTCGTCTTCGATGCATGACTGATGTCTTCCTTTTCTACCTGGCTCTTTCTGATATGCTGCTCCTGCTGACGTTGCCGTTACAGACGGGTGAGACACTGATCGGCAGCTGGGTGTTCGGTGAGGCACTGTGCAAGCTAAATCGTGGCTTGTATGCCATCAACACCTACAGTGGTCTGCTGTTGTTGGCATGCATTAGTGTTGATCGCTATTTGGTGGTGGTTCACACCAGGGCCACGCGGAGGCTGAATTCTGGCACGCTGTACTACAGTACACTGTCTGCGGCCACTGTCGCAGTGACCTCTGTCATCCTAAGCCTGCCAGACCTGCGCTTCTCCTCTGTAAATGAAGAAATGGGTTCAACAGACCTCTTGTGTGACATGAACGTGTGGGCTAGTAAAGGGAGTAAATGGAAGCTGTGGGCCCAGGTGGCAAAGATCGCAGGATTCTGTATTCCTTGCGTGGCGATGGTGGTTTGTTATGGCGCGATAGGCCGCGTGTTAGCCCGTGGCAGTTTGGGTGGCAAATGCTGGCGTAGACAGAGAACGCTGCGTCTGATGGCACTACTGGTGATTCTTTTCCTGCTGTTCCAGCTACCCTACACGGTTGTAATGTTGCTCAGAATATTCACACCGACACCAGGATCCTGTGAAGAATGGACCAGGGTCCATTTGGAAGAAAACGTGACACGCAACCTGGCGTCTGTGCGATGCTGCCTCAACCCTCTGCTCTACGCACTGGTTGGCGTAAGATTCCGAAATGACATCATAAGGTTGTTGACGGACGCCgggtgcgtgtgtgcgtgtgtgtcacaCCTAACGCCACACCATGACAATGGAAGCTCCGTTACGCCCTCCTCCCCAGCTCCAACCATGCTTTCACCCCAGTCCTCGATTTACCTGCCCGCAAAGAACACACCTGGTTTGGCCACACCCACTGTGACAGCAGACACATCCCAAACCTTCTTTTTTCCAGTACCTATATCTGCTAAAATGACTTCTGTCATTGGCTGGTGTCATCAATGA